From Clostridiaceae bacterium:
TCTTTTCTGTCTCTTAGCCAGGTTAGTTCGAGAGCATGCTGAGTTGAGCCATCACCCATAAAAACCAGAATAAAATCCCCGTCTTTATGGTTACGCCTTCTGATCTCCTGTAGCCCCAGAGCTTCTTTGTAAAAAGCTATGCTCTTCTCAAGGTCGAGAACATTGATGTTGTTGTGGCAAAACGTAAACTTCAAGATTATCATCCTCCATGGTTTTTATGATTTTAAGAAAGTGAATGGTCCTGTCCTCAAGAAAGTCATTTTTTGCTCATGGTTAAAGTATATCATAGTAATATAAAGAATGATATCTTTTCTTCTTTTTAGAATCTAATTTTTTTCCTACTAAAATAAAAGCAACAAGATTCATGTAAGGCTTCTTGTTGCTTTTATTTAATTAACCCGCACTGTTTTTTTATTTATTTTTATACCTGTATTATTACCATTATTACCATGCCTGAATATGCCTTTTTTAAGAATTAGTATCTAGCATCCCTCAAGGTACTCTTTTATCTGCACAACATCCTTATCTCCCCTGCCGGAAAGATTAACAATAATTATCTCATTTTTATCAATTTCTTTCGCCAGTTTCATTGCATAGGCAACTGCATGAGAGCTTTCAATGGCAGGTATAATTCCTTCCACTTTTGAAAGGGTCATGAAAGCATCAACAGCTTCTTTATCCGTTACTGTAACATATTCTGCCCTTCCGGTTTCTTTGTAGTAACAATGTTCAGGTCCCACACCCGGATAATCCAGACCGGCAGCAATAGAATAAACCGGCAATGGTTCATTGTTCTCATCCTGTAAGGTATAGCACTTAAATCCATGTATTATACCAATAGTTCCTTTACATATACTTGCTGCATGTTCATTTGTATCCAATCCCTTACCTGCAGGCTCAACTCCGATAATTTTAACAGAGCTGTCATTATAGAAAGGATGGAATAGCCCTATTGCATTGCTTCCGCCTCCAACACAAGCTACCAGGTAATCGGGCAGCTTTCCTTCAGTCTCAAGAATCTGTTTTCTTGCTTCACGTCCTATAATGCTCTGGAATTCCCTGACCATTGTTGGGTATGGATGAGGACCTACAGCAGAACCCAATAGATAGAAAGTATTCTTATAATTCTGGACATAATCTTTTAATGCCTCATCTACTGCATCCTTTAAGGTTCTTGTACCTGTTTTTACCGGAACTACTTTTGCTCCCAGAAGCTCCATCCGGAAAACATTAAGTGCCTGTCTTTTTGTATCGATTTCTCCCATATAAATCACACATTCAAGCCCGAATAAAGCACAGGCTGTTGCCGTAGCCACACCATGCTGTCCTGCTCCGGTTTCAGCAATTACTCTTTTCTTTCCCATTTTTTTAGCCAGCAATATCTGTCCCAGAGCATTATTTATTTTGTGGGCACCTGTATGGTTCAAGTCTTCTCTCTTAAGGTAAATCTTGCCGCCGCCCATTTCTTTGGTCAGCCT
This genomic window contains:
- a CDS encoding lactoylglutathione lyase; this encodes MIILKFTFCHNNINVLDLEKSIAFYKEALGLQEIRRRNHKDGDFILVFMGDGSTQHALELTWLRDRKEPYDLGDNEFHIAFRVDDFEAAYEHHKKMGCICYENKDMGIYFINDPDGYWIEILPAKR
- the trpB gene encoding tryptophan synthase subunit beta; its protein translation is MKNGFFGEFGGRFVPDELVAPLTELEENFYKYIEDEEFLNELNYYYKHYVGRESPLYFAERLTKEMGGGKIYLKREDLNHTGAHKINNALGQILLAKKMGKKRVIAETGAGQHGVATATACALFGLECVIYMGEIDTKRQALNVFRMELLGAKVVPVKTGTRTLKDAVDEALKDYVQNYKNTFYLLGSAVGPHPYPTMVREFQSIIGREARKQILETEGKLPDYLVACVGGGSNAIGLFHPFYNDSSVKIIGVEPAGKGLDTNEHAASICKGTIGIIHGFKCYTLQDENNEPLPVYSIAAGLDYPGVGPEHCYYKETGRAEYVTVTDKEAVDAFMTLSKVEGIIPAIESSHAVAYAMKLAKEIDKNEIIIVNLSGRGDKDVVQIKEYLEGC